In one Nostoc sp. KVJ3 genomic region, the following are encoded:
- a CDS encoding PAS domain-containing protein, giving the protein MITLPDVAVDAQIYSSNNYVVYRGIKLSDRTPVILKILKQDYPTASELTRYRQEYEITRSLNLEGAIEAYSQQEYQRTLVILLEDFGGESLERWIQQRPDFCPMPLSAFLSLAIKLTGILGRIHAAGVIHKDISPSNIVFNLDTGVVKFIDFGIATRFNRTNPTFKNPHVLEGTLAYLSPEQTGRMNRLLDYRTDFYSLGVTFYELLTGQLPFATTDILELVHCHLAKSPVPPHELKATIPKAVSDIVLKLMAKNAEDRYQSSWGIKADLEICADQLKKIGQINSIQLGLLDVWNQFQIPQKLYGRDQEVAMLLAAFVRVACPLAQSPAGKESRVASENLVQQTSEQKLTDNQIFKVEMMLVSGYAGIGKSALVQELYKPITAKRGYFIWGKFDQFQRNIPYSAIANALQKLVQQLLGEPDEQLQQWRSRLLTALGTNGQIIIDIIPEVELIIGKQPSVAEVGATEAQNRFNLIFQKFVRVFCSESHPLVIFLDDLQWIDSATLKLIELMLLDEQTQFLFLIGAYRDNEVNPTHPLMLTLERLRKQGAVLQEIILAPLTLGPLNQLIAETLHQNADIVRPLAELVLRKTEGNPFFVGEFLRMLHSENLLTFDAQHLCWEWNIADIQAQDITDNVVELLLIQLNKLPEETQQILQLAACIGAEFNLNTLAIVCEQSPKAISLDLLVAIQAGLIQPISELDENLLVQEYKFLHDRVQQAAYTLIDESQKLGVHLQIGRNLLEKTSPQQLAERLFEIVDQLNYGTELISEQSERNEIAKLNWQAGQKALAATAYEAAFKYFNAGLKLLNVESWQREYDLTLVLHSEAAEAAYLSGHFDEMERLVEEVLNCARTALDKVKAYDSRIQAWLSRGDPKEALKHGLEVLQLLGISLVEAPSQLDVQAALEETASQLAGREIEDLIDLPEMTEPVPLAAIHILVSTVGAAFNVSPALMVLIVCKMVNLSIANGNAIWSLLGYAAYGMMLCGVVQDLELGYRFGKLSLNLAKKLSNKKGNCKVLLMVNFHIIHWKDHLKETFPILAEAYQSGIESGEFEFASYCAFSLCYYPFFAGQELTELEQQTAIYRQATNQIRRETASTWLAMLQQTILNLRGQSENPSRLVGCIYDEEQAISRAIAVKDGTSIHYFYLNKLILCYLFGEYKQAAKTATLAEQYLGAATAIISVPLFHFYESLIFLSLLADGSNSEKAAWLNRVNANQEKMQKWAHHAPMNFLHKFQLVEAEKARVFGQFFEAEEFYEQAIFGAKENEYLQEEALGYELAAKHYLARGRERFAQLYMKEAHYCYERWGATAKAKDLETRYPQFFPQSLNVSPTPVHTIAGTTSNTSSIAFDLATAIRASQAISRKIELDQLLNSLMQILIENAGAQTGCLILENVGEWAIEAACELNGNANLCATQVLQSISMVNRLPESIIHYVIRTHESVILNDATREGNFINEPYIQQNQTKSLLCLPLLNQSKLVGVLYLENRLVTGAFTAERSQLLNLLSTQAAIAIENAKLYSKLRTSESQMAQFLEAVPVGIGIVDATGRPYYANQRGIQLMGKEIDPLLAPEQIAEVYQLYVAGTEQIYPTEQLPIIRALSGERTRVDDVEIHQNNATIPVEAWGTPVFDEQGNVVYALVTFQDITERKRAEAELAKSETLLRTIVQSEPECVKLVAADGTLLDMNPAGLAIIEADSLEQVQGKSIYPLVVEEHRAARQALTERVFQGESGVLEFEMVGLKGTHRWLETHTVPLRNENQTVIALLEVTRDITKRKQAEQLLADYNRTLEQQVTERTAALQQSQAELRDVYDELRLREQELRVITDALPVCIIYVDADQRYRFVNRTYEEWFHRSRGEILGKHICENLGEAAYQVVQPYINQALAGQITTYETEMPCVYGKKYVSNSFIPDFDDNGQVKGYYGLITDISDRKRAEEASILEERNRMAREIHDTLAQAFTGILVHMGTVSRLVATNPQAIQTHINIVRDLARTGLAEARRSVAALRPQSLEDGNLWTALQRFVATMQSSTETSLICDIIGTAYTLPPETENNLLRIAQEAFTNSIRYANAKEIRIELIYEPTQFFLRIKDNGQGFEANHTILNRGFGLLGITERTERIGAQLSIESRLGQGTETIVSVHREASV; this is encoded by the coding sequence ATGATTACGCTACCTGACGTTGCGGTTGATGCTCAGATATACTCCAGCAATAATTATGTGGTGTATCGTGGCATCAAGCTGTCAGATCGCACGCCTGTTATTCTTAAAATTCTCAAACAGGACTATCCTACAGCATCAGAACTCACCCGCTACAGGCAGGAATATGAAATTACGCGATCGCTTAACTTAGAAGGCGCGATCGAGGCATATAGTCAGCAGGAATATCAGCGCACACTCGTTATTCTTTTAGAAGATTTCGGTGGAGAGTCTCTGGAGAGATGGATACAGCAGCGTCCAGATTTCTGCCCTATGCCCTTATCAGCTTTTCTATCCCTTGCCATTAAACTCACAGGTATTCTGGGCAGAATTCATGCTGCTGGTGTCATTCATAAAGATATCAGCCCTAGCAATATTGTCTTCAATCTAGATACTGGGGTCGTTAAATTTATTGATTTCGGAATTGCTACTCGATTTAACCGCACCAATCCAACGTTCAAAAATCCTCATGTTCTAGAAGGCACTCTTGCATACTTATCTCCAGAGCAAACCGGACGCATGAACCGTTTGCTTGATTATCGTACTGATTTTTACTCCCTTGGCGTAACGTTTTATGAACTGCTCACTGGACAGTTACCGTTTGCCACAACAGATATTCTTGAACTTGTCCATTGTCATCTTGCCAAATCACCTGTTCCGCCTCATGAACTGAAGGCAACGATTCCCAAAGCAGTTTCAGATATCGTTTTGAAACTAATGGCAAAGAATGCGGAGGATCGCTATCAGAGTTCTTGGGGTATCAAAGCAGATTTAGAAATTTGTGCTGACCAATTAAAAAAAATCGGGCAAATTAATAGCATTCAACTGGGTCTATTAGATGTTTGGAATCAGTTTCAAATTCCCCAAAAACTTTATGGACGAGATCAGGAAGTTGCAATGTTACTAGCGGCTTTTGTTCGCGTAGCGTGTCCGTTGGCGCAGTCTCCCGCAGGGAAGGAGAGTCGCGTTGCTTCAGAAAATCTTGTACAACAAACTTCAGAACAGAAACTAACAGACAATCAAATCTTCAAAGTCGAAATGATGCTGGTTTCTGGCTATGCGGGAATTGGGAAATCAGCATTAGTGCAGGAACTTTATAAACCAATCACCGCAAAGCGCGGCTATTTTATTTGGGGTAAATTCGATCAATTTCAGCGCAATATTCCTTACAGTGCGATCGCAAATGCCCTGCAAAAATTGGTACAACAATTGCTCGGTGAACCAGACGAGCAACTTCAACAATGGCGATCGCGCTTGCTAACGGCTTTGGGAACCAACGGACAAATTATCATTGATATCATCCCGGAAGTTGAATTAATTATCGGCAAGCAGCCGTCCGTAGCGGAAGTTGGAGCAACGGAAGCTCAAAATCGCTTCAATTTAATTTTTCAGAAATTTGTGCGGGTGTTTTGTTCAGAGTCACACCCGCTTGTGATCTTTTTAGATGATTTGCAATGGATAGACTCAGCAACGCTGAAGTTAATCGAGCTGATGTTGCTTGATGAACAAACCCAATTCCTATTTTTAATTGGAGCCTATCGAGATAATGAGGTAAATCCAACTCATCCGTTGATGTTAACGCTAGAAAGACTGCGAAAACAAGGGGCAGTGCTTCAGGAAATCATCTTAGCACCATTAACGCTGGGTCCGTTGAATCAGTTGATTGCCGAGACGCTACATCAGAATGCAGACATCGTTCGTCCCTTAGCTGAGTTAGTTTTGCGTAAAACTGAGGGCAATCCGTTCTTTGTCGGTGAATTTTTAAGAATGCTGCATAGCGAAAATCTACTGACCTTTGATGCACAACACTTATGCTGGGAATGGAACATTGCTGATATTCAAGCCCAGGATATTACCGATAATGTGGTGGAGTTGCTACTGATCCAGTTAAATAAATTACCAGAAGAAACACAGCAAATTCTCCAGTTAGCAGCCTGTATCGGTGCTGAATTTAATTTAAATACGTTAGCGATCGTTTGCGAACAATCTCCTAAAGCAATCTCTCTAGATTTACTAGTAGCCATTCAAGCTGGATTAATTCAACCTATATCTGAATTAGACGAAAACCTATTAGTTCAAGAATATAAGTTTTTGCACGATCGCGTACAGCAAGCAGCATACACCTTAATCGATGAGTCGCAAAAACTTGGAGTACATCTGCAAATCGGTCGCAATTTACTCGAAAAGACTTCGCCACAGCAGCTAGCAGAGCGGTTGTTTGAAATTGTTGACCAACTGAATTATGGAACCGAGTTAATTAGTGAGCAATCTGAACGGAATGAGATTGCCAAACTGAATTGGCAAGCAGGTCAGAAAGCGTTGGCAGCGACGGCTTATGAAGCGGCTTTCAAGTATTTCAATGCAGGGCTTAAACTCCTTAATGTGGAAAGTTGGCAGCGTGAGTATGACCTAACTTTGGTGTTGCATTCAGAGGCAGCAGAGGCAGCATACCTCAGTGGTCACTTTGACGAAATGGAGCGGCTTGTAGAAGAAGTGCTTAACTGTGCGAGGACGGCGCTCGATAAAGTGAAAGCTTACGATAGCAGAATTCAAGCATGGCTGTCACGGGGCGACCCTAAAGAAGCCCTTAAACATGGCTTGGAAGTGCTGCAACTCTTGGGAATTAGTTTAGTAGAAGCTCCAAGTCAGTTAGACGTTCAAGCAGCATTAGAGGAAACCGCTTCACAATTGGCTGGGCGGGAAATCGAAGATTTGATTGATCTGCCAGAGATGACTGAACCTGTGCCACTGGCAGCAATCCACATTTTAGTAAGCACAGTGGGTGCGGCTTTTAATGTGTCACCCGCTTTGATGGTGCTGATTGTGTGCAAGATGGTGAATTTATCGATCGCCAATGGAAACGCCATCTGGTCGCTTCTCGGTTATGCTGCTTATGGCATGATGCTATGTGGAGTTGTACAAGACCTTGAACTGGGCTATCGATTTGGCAAACTATCCTTAAATTTAGCGAAAAAATTAAGTAATAAGAAAGGTAACTGCAAAGTATTGCTGATGGTGAATTTTCATATAATTCACTGGAAAGACCATCTTAAAGAGACGTTCCCTATCTTAGCTGAGGCTTATCAAAGCGGTATAGAAAGTGGAGAGTTTGAATTTGCGAGTTATTGTGCATTCAGCCTATGTTATTACCCCTTTTTTGCCGGACAAGAACTGACAGAACTGGAACAACAAACAGCGATTTATCGGCAAGCCACCAATCAAATTAGACGAGAGACTGCTTCCACTTGGCTGGCAATGTTGCAGCAAACGATCCTTAACCTGCGAGGTCAATCTGAAAATCCAAGTCGCTTAGTGGGTTGTATCTATGACGAAGAGCAAGCAATATCACGGGCGATCGCTGTCAAGGATGGAACTAGCATTCACTACTTTTACTTAAATAAGCTGATTTTATGCTATCTGTTCGGGGAGTATAAGCAAGCTGCAAAAACGGCTACTTTGGCAGAACAGTATTTAGGTGCAGCCACAGCAATAATCTCTGTACCTCTATTTCATTTCTATGAGTCTCTAATATTTCTGAGCTTGTTGGCGGATGGTTCAAACTCTGAAAAAGCCGCTTGGTTGAATCGCGTTAACGCCAACCAGGAAAAAATGCAGAAATGGGCACACCACGCCCCCATGAATTTTTTGCATAAGTTTCAGTTAGTTGAGGCAGAGAAAGCACGAGTTTTCGGTCAGTTTTTTGAGGCAGAGGAGTTTTACGAACAAGCAATTTTTGGTGCTAAAGAAAACGAGTACCTTCAAGAAGAAGCTTTAGGCTATGAGTTAGCTGCCAAACATTACTTGGCTCGTGGTCGAGAAAGGTTTGCTCAACTTTATATGAAGGAAGCCCATTACTGCTATGAGCGGTGGGGAGCAACCGCAAAAGCCAAAGATTTAGAGACTCGCTATCCACAGTTTTTTCCTCAGTCGCTGAATGTGTCTCCCACACCAGTTCACACCATTGCCGGAACTACTTCTAACACCTCATCTATTGCTTTCGATTTAGCAACAGCGATCAGAGCATCCCAAGCCATCTCTCGTAAAATTGAACTAGATCAGTTACTCAATTCTTTGATGCAGATATTAATTGAGAATGCCGGGGCACAAACTGGATGCTTGATTTTAGAAAACGTAGGAGAATGGGCGATTGAAGCTGCTTGTGAACTCAATGGTAATGCGAATCTTTGTGCTACACAAGTATTGCAATCGATTTCAATGGTAAATCGCTTACCCGAATCCATCATTCATTATGTGATTCGGACTCATGAATCTGTGATCTTAAATGATGCAACTCGTGAAGGAAATTTCATTAATGAGCCATATATTCAGCAGAACCAAACGAAATCACTTCTTTGTTTGCCGTTGTTGAATCAAAGTAAACTTGTTGGTGTGCTGTATCTGGAAAATCGATTAGTAACTGGAGCATTTACAGCAGAGCGATCGCAACTTCTAAATCTACTATCTACTCAGGCAGCCATTGCGATCGAAAATGCCAAACTCTATTCAAAGCTACGCACTAGCGAAAGTCAGATGGCTCAATTTCTAGAAGCGGTTCCGGTAGGAATTGGAATAGTGGATGCGACTGGTCGCCCATACTACGCCAATCAACGGGGAATTCAGTTAATGGGCAAAGAGATCGATCCTTTGTTAGCACCGGAGCAAATTGCAGAGGTTTATCAACTTTATGTGGCAGGAACGGAGCAGATATATCCAACTGAGCAACTGCCAATCATCCGGGCATTGAGCGGCGAACGCACCAGAGTTGACGACGTAGAAATTCATCAAAATAACGCAACCATTCCAGTTGAGGCATGGGGAACTCCAGTATTTGACGAACAGGGCAATGTGGTTTATGCGCTCGTCACCTTTCAAGACATCACCGAGCGAAAACGTGCCGAAGCAGAACTGGCGAAGAGTGAGACTCTGCTGAGAACGATTGTACAGTCCGAACCAGAGTGTGTGAAGCTCGTGGCGGCTGATGGTACACTTTTGGACATGAATCCGGCAGGACTCGCCATAATTGAGGCAGATTCTCTCGAACAGGTGCAGGGAAAATCAATTTATCCGCTTGTGGTTGAGGAGCACCGTGCCGCACGGCAAGCCCTGACAGAACGTGTCTTTCAGGGCGAGTCTGGGGTGCTAGAGTTTGAAATGGTTGGACTGAAGGGAACGCATCGCTGGTTGGAAACCCACACTGTCCCCTTGCGAAATGAGAACCAAACGGTCATTGCGCTCTTGGAGGTGACACGAGATATCACTAAGCGCAAACAAGCAGAGCAACTGCTAGCGGATTACAACCGCACCTTAGAGCAACAGGTAACTGAAAGGACGGCAGCTTTACAGCAAAGCCAAGCAGAACTGCGCGATGTCTACGATGAGCTTCGCTTACGAGAACAGGAATTACGAGTGATTACGGACGCTCTACCTGTTTGTATCATCTATGTAGATGCCGACCAGCGCTATCGGTTTGTCAACCGCACATACGAGGAATGGTTTCACCGTAGTCGAGGTGAGATTCTGGGGAAGCATATTTGCGAAAACTTGGGTGAGGCGGCTTATCAAGTTGTACAACCGTATATCAATCAAGCGCTGGCAGGGCAAATCACAACCTATGAGACAGAAATGCCCTGTGTGTATGGCAAGAAATATGTCAGTAATTCCTTCATCCCCGATTTCGATGACAATGGTCAAGTGAAAGGATACTATGGTCTGATTACAGATATCAGCGATCGCAAACGTGCCGAAGAAGCCTCAATTTTAGAGGAACGCAACCGCATGGCACGCGAAATTCATGACACTCTCGCGCAAGCCTTTACGGGGATTCTGGTTCACATGGGAACCGTGTCTCGCTTAGTGGCAACCAACCCCCAAGCAATTCAAACACACATTAATATCGTGCGAGATTTGGCCCGCACTGGGCTGGCAGAAGCTCGACGCTCTGTTGCAGCACTGCGTCCCCAATCCCTAGAAGATGGCAATCTGTGGACGGCACTGCAACGATTTGTAGCTACCATGCAATCTTCAACCGAAACCAGCCTGATTTGTGATATTATTGGCACGGCCTATACGTTACCCCCGGAAACAGAAAATAATCTTCTAAGAATTGCACAGGAAGCATTTACGAATTCAATTAGGTATGCGAATGCAAAGGAAATTCGGATTGAATTAATTTATGAACCAACGCAATTCTTCTTACGAATTAAAGACAATGGACAAGGATTTGAAGCCAACCATACAATTCTAAATCGGGGGTTTGGCTTACTGGGGATTACCGAACGAACGGAACGCATTGGGGCACAACTCTCGATTGAGAGCCGACTGGGGCAGGGAACAGAAACGATCGTATCCGTACATCGGGAGGCATCAGTATGA